Proteins encoded within one genomic window of Epinephelus lanceolatus isolate andai-2023 chromosome 9, ASM4190304v1, whole genome shotgun sequence:
- the ido1 gene encoding indoleamine 2,3-dioxygenase 1 isoform X1 yields MAAAESDSKCPFSLDSYRVSEEFGFILPDPLQELPPYYQPWMDIALRVPELVHSHKLRLCINKMPLLSSQFLQNHRELRLAHLTLSVMTMGYVWQEGENDTVEMLPHNLAVPYWEVSQRLGLPPILTHADAVLANWRKRDPEGPFDMENLELLLSLPGGDSMRGFFMVTLLVELAAVPALRNIPIVINGVRRGDTEAVARALEDISQSILDMIDALKLMQVYVEPSVFYGIMRIYLSGWKDNSCMPKGLVYEGVQAEPMEYSGGSAAQSSLLHCFDELLGVKHEARSGAFLTRMRNYMPPAHKQLIQDISLQPSLKSFVLQQASEQLNQAYQHCVTKLVALRNYHLNVVSRFITVPAARARQLRNQSQEVEGDIISRAPTALEERGTGGSGIMTFLKTVRNQTKDALLPETSKN; encoded by the exons ATGGCTGCTGCTGAATCAGACTCTAAATGTCCTTTCTCTCTGGACTCCTACCGTGTCTCCGAGGAGTTTGGCTTCATCCTCCCTGATCCTCTG CAAGAGCTTCCACCTTACTACCAGCCATGGATGGATATTGCCCTGCGAGTCCCAGAGCTTGTGCACTCTCACAAGTTGCGCCTCTGTATTAACAAG ATGCCGCTGCTGAGCAGCCAGTTTCTGCAAAACCACCGGGAGTTACGACTGGCCCACCTGACCCTCAGTGTGATGACCATGGGCTACGTCTGGCAGGAGGGAGAGAACGACACAGTTGAG ATGCTTCCACATAACTTGGCGGTCCCATACTGGGAGGTTTCACAGCGCCTAGGACTTCCCCCAATTCTCACCCATGCAGATGCAGTACTGGCTAACTGGAGgaagagggatccagaagg GCCTTTCGACATGGA GAACttggagctgctgctcagccTCCCAGGAGGAGACAGCATGCGAGGTTTCTTTATGGTTACTCTGCTGGTGGAGCTGGCAGCAGTCCCTGCACTGAGG AACATTCCCATTGTGATCAATGGTGTCAGGAGAGGAGACACTGAGGCTGTGGCCAGAGCCCTGGAAGACATCAGCCAGTCTATACTGGACATGATAGATGCACTTAAACTGATGCAAG TGTACGTGGAGCCTTCAGTCTTCTATGGCATTATGAGGATCTACCTGTCTGG GTGGAAAGACAACTCCTGCATGCCAAAGGGGCTGGTATACGAAGGGGTCCAAGCAGAGCCAATGGAGTACTCAGGTGGGAGTGCTGCTCAGAGCAGCCTACTGCACTGCTTTGATGAACTTCTGGGAGTCAAACATGAAGCACGAAGTG GTGCCTTTCTAACCCGCATGAGGAACTACATGCCACCTGCCCACAAACAGCTAATCCAGGACATCTCTTTGCAACCCTCCCTGAAGAGTTTTGTCCTGCAGCAGGCCAGCGAGCAGTTAAACCAAGCCTATCAGCACTGTGTCACAAAACTGGTGGCTTTGCGCAACTACCACCTCAATGTTGTCAGCCGCTTTATCACTGTACCCGCTGCCCGTGCCCGTCAACTTCGAAACCAGAGCCAGGAGGTAGAGGGGGATATAATCAGCAGAGCACCCACAGCGTTAGAGGAGAGGGGCACCGGTGGCTCTGGCATCATGACCTTCCTCAAGACTGTGAGGAACCAAACAAAAGACGCCTTGCTGCCTGAGACGAGCAAGAATTGA
- the ido1 gene encoding indoleamine 2,3-dioxygenase 1 isoform X2: MAAAESDSKCPFSLDSYRVSEEFGFILPDPLMPLLSSQFLQNHRELRLAHLTLSVMTMGYVWQEGENDTVEMLPHNLAVPYWEVSQRLGLPPILTHADAVLANWRKRDPEGPFDMENLELLLSLPGGDSMRGFFMVTLLVELAAVPALRNIPIVINGVRRGDTEAVARALEDISQSILDMIDALKLMQVYVEPSVFYGIMRIYLSGWKDNSCMPKGLVYEGVQAEPMEYSGGSAAQSSLLHCFDELLGVKHEARSGAFLTRMRNYMPPAHKQLIQDISLQPSLKSFVLQQASEQLNQAYQHCVTKLVALRNYHLNVVSRFITVPAARARQLRNQSQEVEGDIISRAPTALEERGTGGSGIMTFLKTVRNQTKDALLPETSKN, encoded by the exons ATGGCTGCTGCTGAATCAGACTCTAAATGTCCTTTCTCTCTGGACTCCTACCGTGTCTCCGAGGAGTTTGGCTTCATCCTCCCTGATCCTCTG ATGCCGCTGCTGAGCAGCCAGTTTCTGCAAAACCACCGGGAGTTACGACTGGCCCACCTGACCCTCAGTGTGATGACCATGGGCTACGTCTGGCAGGAGGGAGAGAACGACACAGTTGAG ATGCTTCCACATAACTTGGCGGTCCCATACTGGGAGGTTTCACAGCGCCTAGGACTTCCCCCAATTCTCACCCATGCAGATGCAGTACTGGCTAACTGGAGgaagagggatccagaagg GCCTTTCGACATGGA GAACttggagctgctgctcagccTCCCAGGAGGAGACAGCATGCGAGGTTTCTTTATGGTTACTCTGCTGGTGGAGCTGGCAGCAGTCCCTGCACTGAGG AACATTCCCATTGTGATCAATGGTGTCAGGAGAGGAGACACTGAGGCTGTGGCCAGAGCCCTGGAAGACATCAGCCAGTCTATACTGGACATGATAGATGCACTTAAACTGATGCAAG TGTACGTGGAGCCTTCAGTCTTCTATGGCATTATGAGGATCTACCTGTCTGG GTGGAAAGACAACTCCTGCATGCCAAAGGGGCTGGTATACGAAGGGGTCCAAGCAGAGCCAATGGAGTACTCAGGTGGGAGTGCTGCTCAGAGCAGCCTACTGCACTGCTTTGATGAACTTCTGGGAGTCAAACATGAAGCACGAAGTG GTGCCTTTCTAACCCGCATGAGGAACTACATGCCACCTGCCCACAAACAGCTAATCCAGGACATCTCTTTGCAACCCTCCCTGAAGAGTTTTGTCCTGCAGCAGGCCAGCGAGCAGTTAAACCAAGCCTATCAGCACTGTGTCACAAAACTGGTGGCTTTGCGCAACTACCACCTCAATGTTGTCAGCCGCTTTATCACTGTACCCGCTGCCCGTGCCCGTCAACTTCGAAACCAGAGCCAGGAGGTAGAGGGGGATATAATCAGCAGAGCACCCACAGCGTTAGAGGAGAGGGGCACCGGTGGCTCTGGCATCATGACCTTCCTCAAGACTGTGAGGAACCAAACAAAAGACGCCTTGCTGCCTGAGACGAGCAAGAATTGA